A genomic stretch from Candidatus Hydrogenisulfobacillus filiaventi includes:
- the dag gene encoding N-acyl-D-glutamate deacylase, with protein sequence MWDLVITGGTVVDGSGRPGVQADVAVTGDRITAVGDCSRGQAVRRLDARGLVVAPGFIDMHSHSDLAVFGEPALEPKLQQGITLELLGQDGLGVALVPPEGQAAWADLLEGLDGRAPEPWPWSRFGEYRAALAAVRPGPNLAALVTYGAVRYSVMGMQPGRPGAEEQAAMQRLVAEAMAEGAKGLSLGLIYQPCVYAEPDELVALYRVVAASGGILVVHLRNEADFLPDAIDEVAAIGLETGVPVHLSHLKIAGRRNWGRAEEVLERLQRWRERGVDLTFDQYPYTAGSTYLHAILPPWASQGTADAIAARLGDPAVREAVKEAIRTGAGSGAVGAGWDNLAGLAGWENIRITYVGHPERRWMEGLSVAEIGERLGRAPDDAALDLIRDERGAVGMVDFVMDEATIRTFLTAEGGMLSTDGLMGGRPHPRAYGTFPRVLGRYVREQRVLTLEAAVARMAAAPARRLGLRDRGRIAPGLAADLVVFDPATIRDRATYAEPRQFPEGIRAVVVNGRVAVEEGRPGESRHGRAL encoded by the coding sequence ATGTGGGACCTGGTAATCACCGGCGGCACGGTGGTGGACGGCAGCGGCCGCCCGGGGGTGCAAGCGGACGTGGCGGTGACGGGGGACCGCATCACCGCGGTGGGCGACTGCAGCCGCGGGCAGGCGGTCCGCCGGCTGGACGCGCGCGGGCTGGTGGTGGCGCCGGGCTTCATCGACATGCACAGCCACTCCGACCTGGCCGTCTTCGGGGAGCCGGCCCTGGAACCCAAGCTGCAGCAGGGCATCACCCTGGAGCTGTTGGGTCAGGACGGACTGGGGGTAGCGCTGGTGCCGCCGGAGGGGCAGGCGGCCTGGGCCGACCTGCTGGAGGGGCTGGACGGGCGGGCCCCGGAGCCCTGGCCCTGGAGCCGCTTCGGGGAGTACCGCGCGGCCCTGGCCGCGGTCCGCCCCGGCCCCAACCTGGCCGCCCTCGTCACCTACGGTGCGGTCCGGTACAGCGTGATGGGCATGCAGCCCGGCCGGCCGGGGGCGGAGGAACAGGCGGCCATGCAGCGGCTGGTGGCGGAGGCGATGGCGGAGGGGGCCAAGGGGCTCTCCCTGGGGCTCATCTACCAGCCGTGTGTCTACGCCGAACCCGACGAGCTGGTGGCGTTGTACCGGGTGGTGGCGGCTTCCGGCGGCATCCTGGTGGTGCACCTGCGCAACGAGGCCGATTTCCTGCCCGACGCCATCGATGAGGTGGCTGCCATCGGCCTCGAGACCGGGGTCCCGGTACACCTCTCCCACCTGAAGATCGCAGGGCGCCGCAACTGGGGGCGGGCGGAGGAGGTGCTGGAGCGGCTGCAACGCTGGCGGGAGCGGGGCGTGGACCTTACCTTCGACCAGTACCCCTACACCGCCGGCAGCACCTACCTGCACGCCATCCTGCCCCCCTGGGCCAGTCAGGGCACCGCCGATGCCATCGCCGCCCGCCTGGGGGATCCTGCGGTGCGGGAGGCGGTGAAGGAGGCCATCCGGACGGGAGCGGGATCGGGGGCGGTCGGGGCGGGGTGGGACAACCTGGCCGGCCTGGCCGGCTGGGAGAACATCCGCATCACCTATGTCGGTCACCCCGAGCGGCGCTGGATGGAGGGCCTGAGCGTGGCGGAAATCGGGGAGCGCCTGGGGCGGGCGCCCGACGATGCCGCTCTCGACCTGATCCGTGACGAACGGGGCGCAGTGGGGATGGTGGACTTCGTGATGGATGAGGCGACCATCCGCACCTTTCTGACCGCGGAGGGAGGCATGCTCTCCACCGACGGGCTGATGGGGGGACGGCCGCATCCGCGGGCCTACGGCACCTTCCCCCGCGTGCTGGGCCGCTACGTGCGGGAACAACGGGTGCTGACCCTGGAGGCGGCGGTCGCCCGGATGGCGGCGGCGCCCGCCCGCCGCCTGGGGCTCCGGGACCGGGGACGCATCGCGCCCGGCCTGGCGGCCGACCTGGTGGTCTTCGACCCGGCCACTATCCGCGACCGGGCCACGTATGCGGAGCCGCGGCAGTTCCCGGAGGGGATCCGGGCGGTGGTGGTCAACGGCCGGGTGGCGGTGGAGGAGGGCCGGCCGGGGGAGAGCAGGCACGGGCGGGCGTTGTAA
- a CDS encoding Allantoin permease, protein MASASGNQQVDRVFQVETEGIGIIAPAHRHGHPRELFFVWFAAVLTFTGVVIGQLLTALGLDVAQALGVALLCSLSFAILGWVAASGPRAGTVTLTISRAAFGVRGNAVPALLSWLSAVGWEAVTMVLTVFALLSLSQLAGGPSGGVAATAAALVVTIALTYIVPLFGHATVVAMQRVLAYALAVSGILVLVAVLPHVNWHYAPPPKDLAAKGVVPTVLLALSIGLASTVWGWTNFAADYSRYLPASTRPGPVVVYTLLGGGIASFVVMGLGILLGTFINPQAYAKDPVLAIAHAVPAWAVVPFLVVVILGDITANYLNSYSSGMSFLSLNIPLRRYQAVLVDATIATLVSLYALFVSPGFQNFMENFLSLNVIVIGPWTAVYLVQHWASRGRYDAPALVDRTPASRYWYAGGVHWGALAALFAGAFAAFWTVNSALWVSPLSPRWFAGADLSAYVGPLVGGLLYFAALRLGRRAAALAPALEEAPGQG, encoded by the coding sequence ATGGCGTCTGCATCCGGCAATCAGCAGGTGGACCGGGTGTTCCAGGTGGAGACCGAGGGCATCGGGATTATCGCCCCTGCCCATCGGCATGGCCACCCGCGGGAGTTGTTCTTTGTCTGGTTCGCGGCGGTGCTGACCTTTACCGGGGTGGTGATCGGCCAGCTGCTCACCGCTCTGGGACTGGACGTCGCCCAGGCCCTGGGTGTGGCCCTGCTCTGCTCCCTTTCCTTCGCCATCCTGGGGTGGGTGGCGGCTTCGGGCCCCCGGGCGGGCACCGTGACCCTCACCATCTCGCGGGCCGCCTTCGGGGTGCGGGGCAATGCGGTGCCGGCCCTCCTGTCCTGGCTGTCGGCCGTAGGCTGGGAGGCGGTGACCATGGTCCTCACTGTGTTTGCCCTGCTCAGCCTCTCCCAGCTGGCCGGCGGCCCCTCCGGCGGCGTGGCGGCGACCGCCGCGGCGCTGGTCGTGACCATCGCCCTCACCTATATCGTGCCGCTCTTCGGTCATGCCACGGTGGTGGCCATGCAGCGCGTCCTGGCTTACGCCCTGGCCGTGAGCGGCATCCTGGTGCTGGTCGCCGTGCTGCCTCATGTCAACTGGCATTATGCGCCCCCGCCCAAGGACCTGGCGGCCAAAGGGGTGGTGCCCACCGTCCTGCTGGCTCTCTCCATTGGTCTGGCCAGCACGGTCTGGGGCTGGACCAATTTCGCCGCCGATTACTCGCGCTACCTGCCTGCGTCCACGCGGCCGGGGCCGGTGGTGGTCTACACCCTGCTGGGGGGCGGCATCGCCTCCTTTGTGGTGATGGGCCTGGGGATTCTCCTGGGCACCTTTATCAATCCGCAGGCCTACGCCAAGGATCCGGTGCTGGCCATTGCCCATGCGGTGCCGGCCTGGGCGGTGGTCCCCTTCCTGGTAGTGGTTATCCTGGGTGATATTACCGCCAACTACCTGAACTCCTACAGCTCGGGCATGAGCTTCCTGTCGCTCAACATCCCTTTGCGCCGGTACCAGGCGGTGCTGGTGGACGCCACCATCGCCACCCTGGTCAGCCTCTACGCCCTCTTCGTCTCGCCCGGCTTCCAGAACTTCATGGAGAACTTCCTGAGCCTCAACGTGATTGTGATCGGGCCCTGGACGGCGGTGTACCTGGTGCAGCACTGGGCGAGCCGCGGGCGTTACGACGCCCCCGCCCTGGTGGACCGGACCCCGGCCAGCCGCTACTGGTATGCGGGCGGGGTGCACTGGGGGGCGTTGGCGGCACTGTTTGCCGGGGCCTTTGCCGCCTTCTGGACGGTGAACTCCGCCCTCTGGGTGAGCCCGCTTTCCCCGCGCTGGTTTGCGGGCGCGGACCTGAGCGCCTATGTGGGTCCCCTGGTTGGCGGCCTGCTGTACTTTGCCGCCCTGCGCCTGGGCCGGCGGGCCGCGGCGCTGGCCCCGGCCCTGGAGGAAGCGCCCGGCCAGGGTTAG